The Kiritimatiellia bacterium genome contains a region encoding:
- a CDS encoding tetratricopeptide repeat protein, which yields MRIRLACLLLIIVGTAYQLHADEAEETVDSLIAQIYEMSSKLPEHSRVADPRLSKLAALYEQNRLEELVIESREIIRADPANLPARYYAATALISLRRYEAARTLLEQLLELHPQHPALLNNLAWLYAAATDPAIRQPQRALELARRAVVIEPNSFHIWNTLSEAYFVNRDFERALRAAEEALRLAEQQKAPADLIAKYINHAEKCKEALTAYSIFE from the coding sequence ATGCGAATACGTCTCGCATGTCTGCTGCTCATCATCGTCGGGACTGCCTATCAGCTTCATGCCGACGAGGCGGAGGAGACCGTCGATTCGCTCATCGCCCAAATTTACGAGATGTCGTCGAAGCTTCCGGAGCACTCGCGCGTCGCCGATCCGCGGCTGAGCAAGCTCGCTGCGCTGTATGAGCAGAATCGCCTCGAGGAACTCGTCATAGAGTCGCGTGAAATCATCCGTGCGGATCCGGCCAACCTCCCCGCGCGCTACTATGCCGCGACCGCCCTCATTTCGCTGCGGCGATATGAAGCCGCGCGCACCCTCCTCGAGCAGTTGCTTGAATTGCACCCGCAGCATCCCGCGCTGCTGAACAATCTGGCCTGGCTCTACGCTGCTGCCACGGATCCGGCAATCCGCCAGCCGCAGCGGGCCCTCGAGCTGGCCCGCCGCGCGGTCGTCATTGAGCCCAACAGCTTCCACATTTGGAACACCCTCTCCGAGGCTTATTTCGTCAACCGTGATTTCGAGCGCGCCTTGCGGGCCGCGGAGGAAGCCCTTCGCCTCGCCGAACAGCAGAAGGCGCCCGCCGATCTAATCGCCAAATACATCAACCACGCTGAAAAATGCAAAGAAGCCCTCACCGCCTACTCGATATTCGAATAA
- a CDS encoding YdjY domain-containing protein codes for MAQAPAEPKPPALDPGRWKSLGTVSVDPDVRAVIATGFVNQVEGAIELLICGPGGKTHESVFVMQAHPMDLQTALLLLNLEPGPPRSELGEGPPLGPTVDIWVQWEDDQGRTVSHPAETFAYNIETKEVLPHSGWAFTGSVVIDGQFKALAEESFAATYWDPWAILNILNEVGANDEILAVNRALVPPLGTPVRFVIVPR; via the coding sequence GTGGCTCAGGCGCCAGCCGAGCCGAAACCGCCCGCACTGGATCCCGGACGATGGAAATCCCTCGGAACGGTGTCCGTCGATCCGGATGTCCGCGCCGTCATCGCCACGGGCTTTGTCAACCAGGTAGAGGGCGCCATCGAACTGCTGATCTGCGGACCCGGCGGGAAAACCCACGAAAGCGTCTTCGTGATGCAGGCACATCCGATGGACCTGCAGACAGCCCTCCTCCTGCTGAACCTCGAACCAGGACCTCCGCGCTCTGAATTGGGTGAGGGCCCGCCGCTGGGGCCCACCGTGGATATCTGGGTCCAGTGGGAAGACGATCAGGGTCGGACTGTCTCGCATCCCGCCGAAACGTTCGCCTACAACATCGAAACCAAAGAGGTCCTGCCCCATTCCGGCTGGGCCTTCACCGGTTCCGTGGTGATCGACGGCCAATTCAAGGCTCTCGCTGAAGAAAGTTTTGCCGCGACATACTGGGATCCGTGGGCCATTCTCAACATCCTCAACGAAGTGGGGGCGAACGACGAAATCCTCGCCGTCAATCGTGCGCTGGTTCCGCCGCTTGGCACGCCGGTCCGTTTTGTGATCGTTCCCCGTTAG
- a CDS encoding TIGR03790 family protein, with protein MRRVVAILAFLLAAAAAGAGDDRDGVVLLVNRAVPESRALAELYCQLRGLPLERICELELPLDEQISREDYERLLRDPLLDWLRREGWIDQIKRDPRRVRSHESGWVTVKSRLRILCSFYGVPIHIRDTRPWLLEKIRNLLTRSPQRDEAAVDSELALLLHSPYDIEGRIGNPCFGQLRWDHSAASGFVILAARLDGPDPDVVERMMRDAVDAERNGLHGRMYFDLRQAASDEYKLGDFWITEAAERFSREGYDVVIERTELLFREIDPMDHAALYLGWYAPHVTGPFARTGFAFRPGAIANHLHSFNAARLRTYTNHWVGPLLAAGAAATWGSVSEPFLGATPHLPIFADRLCRGATFAESVYLSLPFLSWQITVIGDPLYRPFATPPDEQARNLETAGRLEELAWVELRKINRLVREGRLLIALDQARAALRQRESAPLHEKVASLLATNGLIDESIPHYERALELATDAGEALRIGSDYLAHLRAAGQDSLAEGVETRLRERWQNSPFLGLLEPDGR; from the coding sequence ATGCGCCGCGTCGTGGCGATCCTTGCCTTCCTCCTCGCCGCCGCGGCCGCTGGCGCGGGCGATGACCGCGACGGCGTCGTGTTGTTGGTCAACCGCGCCGTCCCTGAGTCCCGCGCCCTCGCCGAGCTCTACTGCCAGCTTCGCGGCCTGCCGCTGGAGCGGATCTGCGAGCTTGAGCTGCCCCTCGATGAGCAGATCAGCCGCGAAGACTACGAACGACTTCTCCGCGACCCGCTGCTGGACTGGTTGAGGCGCGAGGGCTGGATCGATCAAATCAAACGGGACCCTCGCCGCGTGCGCAGCCACGAATCCGGTTGGGTCACCGTCAAATCGCGCTTGCGCATCCTTTGCTCCTTTTACGGCGTTCCGATTCACATTCGCGATACCCGCCCCTGGCTGCTGGAAAAAATCCGAAATCTTCTTACGCGATCCCCGCAACGGGACGAAGCCGCCGTCGATTCGGAACTCGCCCTCCTGTTGCACAGCCCTTATGACATCGAAGGCCGCATCGGCAACCCATGCTTCGGCCAGCTCCGCTGGGACCATTCCGCCGCATCCGGGTTTGTCATCCTTGCGGCCCGACTTGACGGTCCCGATCCCGACGTGGTCGAACGCATGATGCGCGACGCGGTCGACGCCGAACGCAACGGGTTGCATGGCCGGATGTATTTCGATCTGCGCCAGGCCGCATCAGACGAGTACAAGCTTGGGGATTTCTGGATCACCGAGGCCGCCGAACGATTTTCGCGAGAGGGTTATGACGTCGTCATCGAGCGCACGGAGCTTCTGTTCCGCGAGATCGACCCGATGGATCATGCAGCCCTCTACCTCGGGTGGTATGCCCCGCACGTAACCGGGCCGTTCGCGCGCACGGGCTTTGCGTTCCGGCCGGGCGCGATCGCCAACCATCTCCACTCCTTCAACGCCGCCCGCCTGCGGACTTACACGAACCACTGGGTCGGCCCTCTGTTGGCCGCCGGAGCCGCCGCAACGTGGGGTTCTGTGTCCGAGCCCTTTCTCGGTGCAACGCCGCACCTTCCCATCTTCGCCGACCGGCTCTGCCGGGGGGCGACGTTCGCGGAAAGTGTCTATCTCTCGCTGCCGTTCCTTTCTTGGCAGATTACCGTCATCGGCGACCCGCTCTACCGCCCGTTTGCCACTCCTCCCGACGAGCAGGCTCGGAACCTCGAGACCGCCGGACGCCTGGAAGAGCTTGCATGGGTTGAGCTACGAAAGATCAATCGGCTTGTTCGCGAGGGCCGTCTTCTGATTGCGCTGGATCAGGCCCGCGCCGCCTTGCGACAGCGGGAAAGCGCGCCGCTACACGAGAAGGTCGCCAGTCTCCTCGCGACGAACGGACTGATCGACGAATCCATCCCCCACTATGAGCGGGCTCTCGAACTGGCGACCGACGCCGGAGAGGCCCTTCGGATCGGGAGCGACTATCTGGCTCACCTTCGAGCGGCGGGCCAGGACAGCCTCGCGGAAGGCGTAGAAACCCGACTTCGAGAACGATGGCAAAATAGCCCCTTCCTCGGCCTGCTCGAGCCTGATGGCCGGTAA
- a CDS encoding TatD family hydrolase yields MPTFFDTHAHLDTFDEDGSLHDVLDRARNAGVRRIVAIGGTPAANARALSLTRENSDMLRAAVAYDRDEARAGHDIDALRLLVRDPLCVAVGETGLDYHYSPETRAEQMALFERMLTLAAEMGKPVVIHSRDAESDTLAALRAHVRQPGVPVDRPGVLHCFTGSLEFARHAADLGFFISFSGILTFKNADSLRKIARQLPADRILVETDAPYLAPVPHRGSRNEPARVAVVAAALADTRQVPLEEMAQQLWDNANRLFGWPS; encoded by the coding sequence ATGCCGACTTTCTTCGATACCCACGCTCATCTGGATACCTTTGACGAAGACGGCTCTTTGCACGACGTGCTGGACCGAGCCCGGAATGCCGGTGTGAGGCGGATCGTCGCGATCGGCGGCACGCCGGCAGCAAATGCGCGAGCGCTCTCGCTCACGCGAGAAAATTCTGACATGCTTCGGGCGGCGGTCGCCTACGACCGCGACGAGGCCAGGGCGGGGCACGACATCGATGCCCTTCGCCTCCTCGTTCGCGACCCGCTCTGTGTTGCTGTTGGTGAGACGGGCCTCGACTACCACTACAGCCCCGAAACCCGCGCCGAACAGATGGCCCTCTTTGAGCGCATGTTGACCCTTGCCGCTGAAATGGGGAAACCCGTGGTCATCCACAGCCGCGACGCTGAATCGGACACTCTTGCCGCCCTCCGCGCCCACGTCCGGCAACCGGGGGTGCCCGTAGATCGTCCCGGCGTGCTTCACTGCTTCACCGGCTCGCTGGAGTTCGCCCGTCATGCAGCCGATCTCGGTTTTTTCATCAGTTTCAGCGGAATTTTGACGTTCAAAAACGCCGACTCTCTTCGGAAGATCGCCCGCCAACTTCCGGCCGATCGGATTCTGGTCGAGACCGACGCTCCCTACCTTGCCCCGGTACCGCACCGCGGCTCGCGCAACGAACCTGCTCGGGTTGCCGTCGTAGCCGCCGCGCTTGCCGACACCCGCCAGGTTCCGTTAGAAGAAATGGCACAGCAACTGTGGGACAACGCCAACCGATTGTTCGGATGGCCATCATGA
- a CDS encoding ROK family protein: protein MNESEMRHAIGVDFGGTSVKLALVNERGVILGRRKFETREAPTQGEWLERVAREVRDLHEKEGGNCPIAGVGVGVPGFVDFERGYIYELPNVPGWNGVHLGPMLEDRLGLRTRIDNDVNAMALGECTFGAGRTYQHAVFVTLGTGVGGGLLINNKLYRGAHWMAGEIGHVSIDMNGIPSPTGFGGVEQYVGNRRIVERMEKAIDSGRPTILLDLVGGDRSKLSPRVLKEAADKGDAVALEILDYVTDCLATAFASITYILQPQAFIVGGGVAEDAKLLFQLLRKNVDKRLSAHFSRRLEIKPAELGSDAGVIGCATLALIEQ from the coding sequence ATGAATGAATCAGAAATGCGTCATGCGATCGGCGTCGATTTCGGCGGCACCTCCGTCAAGCTCGCGCTCGTCAACGAGCGCGGCGTCATTCTGGGCCGGCGCAAATTCGAGACCCGAGAGGCCCCCACCCAGGGCGAATGGCTCGAACGCGTTGCGCGGGAGGTTCGTGACCTTCATGAAAAAGAGGGCGGAAACTGCCCGATCGCCGGTGTCGGTGTGGGCGTGCCTGGATTTGTCGATTTCGAGCGCGGGTACATCTACGAACTGCCCAACGTTCCAGGCTGGAATGGCGTCCACCTCGGTCCGATGCTCGAAGACCGGCTTGGCCTCCGCACGCGCATCGACAATGACGTCAACGCGATGGCGCTCGGGGAATGCACTTTTGGGGCTGGGAGAACGTATCAGCACGCCGTCTTTGTGACGCTGGGCACAGGCGTCGGCGGAGGACTGCTGATCAACAACAAGCTTTACCGCGGCGCGCATTGGATGGCGGGCGAAATCGGCCATGTGTCGATTGACATGAACGGAATTCCGTCGCCGACTGGATTTGGCGGCGTCGAGCAGTATGTGGGCAATCGCCGCATCGTCGAGCGGATGGAAAAGGCGATCGACTCGGGCCGCCCCACCATTCTGCTCGACCTCGTGGGCGGCGACCGCTCAAAACTTTCGCCGAGGGTGCTCAAAGAGGCAGCCGACAAGGGGGATGCGGTAGCACTCGAAATTCTGGATTATGTGACCGACTGCCTTGCGACGGCATTCGCCTCGATCACCTATATTTTGCAACCCCAGGCATTTATCGTTGGCGGCGGGGTTGCCGAGGATGCGAAGCTGCTCTTCCAACTGCTGCGCAAAAACGTCGACAAGCGCCTCAGCGCCCACTTCTCCCGAAGGCTCGAAATCAAACCGGCCGAACTCGGGTCCGACGCTGG